Proteins encoded in a region of the Candidatus Latescibacter sp. genome:
- a CDS encoding prepilin peptidase, with product MVYQILRYGIIILVGLSIGSFLNVLIYRLPRKESIAFPASHCPHCLSPILYRDNIPVLGYVLLRGRCRACQTRISLQYPLIELITASSFVAFFYLYGVSVNFVADAVLTCILLVALIIDLQYMLIPDRLTFTGGAIGLAFSLRFGWQHGLLRSLEGALIGIAILAIMSFIGKILYKKESMGMGDFKLIAVTGFFLGPLWNGIALVLSIAIGGIWGMMQLITGKKEGKDEIPFAPFIAAGCFLVMLFRKQILILLDLYLS from the coding sequence ATGGTATATCAGATTTTAAGATATGGCATCATTATTCTTGTCGGCCTGTCGATAGGTTCGTTTCTTAATGTTTTGATTTATCGACTTCCGCGTAAAGAATCTATTGCATTCCCGGCTTCCCATTGCCCCCATTGCCTTTCTCCCATCCTCTATCGCGACAACATCCCTGTTCTCGGCTATGTACTGCTGCGCGGTCGCTGCAGAGCCTGTCAAACACGCATCTCACTTCAATATCCTTTGATCGAGCTCATAACCGCTTCTTCTTTTGTGGCGTTTTTCTACCTTTACGGGGTATCGGTAAATTTTGTCGCCGATGCTGTGTTGACTTGCATTCTGTTGGTCGCCCTGATAATCGACCTTCAATATATGCTTATTCCCGATCGTTTGACTTTTACCGGCGGCGCTATCGGTCTGGCATTTTCTCTGCGTTTCGGATGGCAGCATGGTTTGTTGAGATCTTTAGAAGGCGCCCTTATCGGAATAGCCATTCTCGCCATTATGTCGTTTATCGGGAAAATTCTCTATAAAAAGGAAAGTATGGGCATGGGTGACTTTAAATTGATAGCCGTAACCGGTTTTTTTCTTGGACCACTTTGGAATGGAATTGCTTTGGTTTTATCCATTGCCATCGGGGGAATATGGGGTATGATGCAACTTATAACCGGAAAAAAAGAAGGAAAAGATGAAATTCCGTTTGCACCCTTTATAGCTGCAGGATGTTTTCTGGTCATGCTGTTTCGTAAACAAATCCTGATTCTCCTTGATCTTTACCTCTCCTGA